CCATGGCGGCACGCAAGCCCTCGGCTTCGAGGGTCAGGCCGACCATGCGCAACAGGCGCCCTTCCAGGATCGGCTGGCCGGGCAACTCAGTGGCCTCGGCGTAGCTGCCCAGGCGCTTGGCGAAGCTGGTGCGATCAAGGCGCATCGCTGGCGTCCAGGTCAACGCTGATATCGGCTTGGGCGGGGTTCAATGCCTGCTCGTGCTGTTGGTCCAGCAACTTGGCCATGATCTGGCTGATGCGGGTTTCCACTGTGGCATCGATGCGGCTGTGCTCGGTCTCGACGCGGCAGCCACCCGGCTGCAGCGAAGCGTCCTCGACGATGCGCCAGGTTTCTTCATGGCGCTCGCGCAAGGCTTTGACCTGCTCGAAATCCTGCGGGTTGATGTACAGGCGCACATTGCCGACACCCAGGGGCAGCAGCTTGAGGGCTTCGCGCATCACGCTTTCAATCTGGCTCGAATCAAGCACCAGTTCACGCTGGATCACCTGGCGCGCGATGTGCTGCACCAGGCCGACCATGGCCTTTTCCAGTTGCGAGTCCTGCTCGGCAATCGGCTCGAACAGGCTGCCCATCAAGCGCTCGAGGCTGGCCAGCTTACCGCCGAGGGCTTCTTCGGCTTCCTGGCGGACCTTGAGGGTGGAGCTGCGAAAGCCATCTTTTTCACCGGCCGCAAACCCTTCGTTGTAAGCCTCCTGGCGGATCGCTTCCAACTCTTCAAGGGTCAGTGGCTGGACTTCCTCCAGCGGCACTTCTTCCATCTGCGCCGGCGGCTCTTCCACCGGTTCAGGCTCAGGCTCCGGCACGTGGGGGTCGAAGCTGGGCAACGACCAGATGTCGAACCCGCCGACATCCCGCGCGCGAATCAGATCGCTGGGCGTCTCATCTTTGTTCGACATGCAGGGCGCCTTAGATCATTTCTTCGCCGCCCTTCCCGCCGAGAACGATTTCTCCGGCTTCGGCCATACGGCGGGCAATGGTGAGGATTTCTTTCTGCGCGGTCTCCACGTCGCTGACGCGCACCGGGCCTTTGGCTTCCAGGTCGTCGCGCAACAGTTCGGAGGCACGCTTGGACATGTTCTTGAAGATCTTTTCCTTGACGCCTTCGTCCGAGCCCTTGAGGGCCAG
Above is a genomic segment from Pseudomonas sp. R5-89-07 containing:
- the fliH gene encoding flagellar assembly protein FliH; translation: MSNKDETPSDLIRARDVGGFDIWSLPSFDPHVPEPEPEPVEEPPAQMEEVPLEEVQPLTLEELEAIRQEAYNEGFAAGEKDGFRSSTLKVRQEAEEALGGKLASLERLMGSLFEPIAEQDSQLEKAMVGLVQHIARQVIQRELVLDSSQIESVMREALKLLPLGVGNVRLYINPQDFEQVKALRERHEETWRIVEDASLQPGGCRVETEHSRIDATVETRISQIMAKLLDQQHEQALNPAQADISVDLDASDAP